A stretch of the Clavibacter sp. B3I6 genome encodes the following:
- a CDS encoding OsmC family protein: MQIEHRYALSVEWTGDRGSGTSDHRSYGRDHVVRIDGKPDLLGSADRPFRGDVDRWNPEDALISALAQCHLLSYLHAAATAGVVVVAYRDEATGTMRQTDGGGGHFVEVTLRPVVTVRDPAQVELATSLHAGAAERCFIASSVAFPVHHEPRTVVAEAAGS, encoded by the coding sequence ATGCAGATCGAGCACCGCTACGCCCTGTCCGTCGAGTGGACGGGCGACCGCGGATCCGGCACGTCCGACCACCGGTCCTACGGCCGCGACCACGTCGTCCGCATCGACGGCAAGCCCGACCTGCTGGGCTCCGCGGATCGTCCCTTCCGGGGCGACGTCGACCGGTGGAACCCCGAGGACGCCCTCATCTCCGCGCTCGCCCAGTGCCACCTGCTCAGCTACCTGCACGCCGCCGCGACGGCCGGGGTCGTCGTCGTCGCGTACCGCGACGAGGCTACCGGCACGATGCGGCAGACGGACGGCGGCGGCGGGCACTTCGTCGAGGTCACGCTGCGACCCGTGGTCACGGTGCGCGATCCGGCCCAGGTCGAGCTCGCCACGTCGCTGCACGCGGGCGCCGCCGAACGCTGCTTCATCGCGTCCTCGGTCGCCTTCCCCGTGCACCACGAGCCGCGCACCGTCGTCGCGGAGGCCGCCGGCTCCTGA